Part of the Methanobacterium alcaliphilum genome is shown below.
GTAGTATTATCAGCATCATCCCTATGCCTCGGCATAGCTGGCCCCATTCTAAAGAAATGCTATATATCTTTTTCCTTCCCGCCAAATCATCCACAAAAGCTAATGCACCCATAACTGCAATCAGATAATTATAAGGCTCTGGGAAAAATAGTATTAAAGCTACAAATGGTGCAAGGCCAACTGCTCTTGGAGTGCCCCCTCTAATTTTAGTGAAAAGGTTTCCTGCTTTTCCTTTTTCCCCCAGATTAACTAGAATAAGTGTTAATATTAAAGTTAACCCTGCAGATAAAATTCCTGCTTTAATAAACTCATAAAACATAAATTAATCCCTATATTCTAATTAAGGACCAAAATGGCCTTTTTCAGTTTGAACAATAACATTTTCTAACCCCTGACCATTGAGAATATTTTTAACATCTATCATTTCTTCAAATGTGGGTTTTTCTAATTCTTTTTTTCTAAATGCAGGACGATAATCTAAAACAGACACTTGAACCTTGGAATCTATATTTTTAATCGTATTCCCTATTTCTTTAATTTCTTTTTTCGATATTAAAGATTTATTGTAAGGTATCCCAATTCCTAAAAATATTTTAGGTTTTTTAATAGAATTTTGAGTTTTTTTATTTTCAATGATAATATTCGAATCAGATGAATTTTTTGAATTTGGATTTAGCATATTTTCTAAGGGATATTCCACATCATATTCTTCAAGAATATACTTAACAGCCCCCCATGAATTATTCAATAGCTTCCTTGCTAATTCCGTTTCACCCAATCCAGTGATTTTTTGGAAAGTCGCCAATCGAATACCTTTTAAATCGATTCCAATCTGGTTCATGCCCGCATTTATAAGTTCATCGATATAACATTGCGTGAGAACCGTGCCATTAGTATCTATATGGATATTAATTTCTTTATCCGCATTTCTTATAGATTTTACTGCTTTGATTAACCATGGTCTGTTTAAAGTACTTTCACCGCCAGAAAAGGTTATGGTATTTACATCATTAACTGAATGCAAGCCTAATAAAATTTGTGCTGTTTCCTCAGCATCCAATAGGTTTCCTTCTTGAGTGAATGCCACTTTATCATTCTGACACTGCGGACAAACAAGATTACAGCCATGTGTAAACCCAACAACTTCAATAGGTTTTTTATTTTTCTTCAGAGGATATGGCGTTCCCACACCACCAACAGTATGTAAACCAAAACCACTTAATATTCTCAAAGGATGATTTATACTGGAGAAAGTATTAATTTCCATGCCTTCACTCAGAGGAGTAATACAAGAAACAGCAGGCCTGCCATTAATTTTAACCATACATGCCCAGCAGGCCCCAGAATTACAAGGAATGAAAACCTCGCTTTTGGAGGTATCAAATGTGCATGGGTGAGAATCATGAAATAAATGGGATGTTTTCACTCCTGCCAAGATAATGGCATCTTTTACCATACCTTTTGATTTTATTTTTTTCCCATTTACAGTAACATTGACCGAAAACAAGTTTTTATTTTCATTCAAGTTATCAACAGCTCCTTAATAGAAAGTTGTGGAATAATTAAAATGCAAATAATACCTGAAAATTATCTGCATTGATTTTTTTATTTTTCAGAGAAAAAAGTTTAGTATTTCAGATATAACCTCATCTGGAAATTTATACTGAATTACAATTAGTTCCAAGAATTATTCAATCGCATATCTTAAAAGGGCAGCCATACCACCTAACGATTCTAACTGTTTTCCACCATCGTGTTCACTGCTAACTAAAATTACTTTACCGCCCATGCTTTCCACAATATCCATTGTTTTTTCCATATCTTCTTGACGAACTAATTTATCCAAAATCAACAATTCTTTAGCAGCGCCTGCATTAACTGCATTTAAAACTTGTTTTTTACCATAAGCAACCATTGAAGAAGACTTAGCAATTTCCACCAATATTTTATTCACTGAACTCATTTCCCAAGCTACGCGATTCTCTGCAGTTATTTTTTCAATGGTGCCTTTTTTCAACACTTCATGAATTCCTACCCTGCCACCGGTGCCTGTGCTTTCCAGAATGGATTTTTTAGCAATAATGGGATGTTTTTCATTTAAAAAAGAATGAAAATCACCTTTAGTAAAACCCGGGCCGGCTATTACAATAGTTTGGACATCTTTAAACTTTTCAAGAGCATTAACTATACTTTGGTAAAATTTAATGACCTGTTTTTTCCGATCTTTCTGTTCAATCCTTTTTCCGGGCAGATTACCCATAATAGGCCCGTAATATTCCACTCCAAACTGTCTAATTAAACCCAAATCAGCCACATCATCTTCCATTACCAATATTAATGCAGAAAGCTTTTTTGATGATTCTATTGATTGTTTGAGTCGTTTAATAGTCCATCTGGACCATTTTTCTTTTTTTATCCGGGTGGGGATGTTAAGTTTTACTTCCAGAGTATGGTGTGAGCCTAATGGTACCAAATCTTCAGGGCCTTTTTCAATCGCTCCTGTCGCTCTGAGTTTTCCAGTATACATATGAAATTTTACATTTTCTACTCGTATACCCAGATAAAACGTTTTTTTTATGCCCCTATCACTCCTTATTTTTTCCCCACTAGTGTCCTGAATTCGACGGGTGGTTTTTGCTGATAAAAGATCTTCTTTTTCAATAATATGGGATAAATGCCATAGATCATCTAAAGTTTCAGGCAATACTTCTATAACTCCAGTTTTCATGTCCTGATATGTTATTTTCACTCTATGACCTCCATTATCAAATTTTAGAGATAAGTATTATGACATTGTTTTTAAATGATTTTTTATTTATTCAATAAATTTTTTCAATTTTATAAAAAATTGTGCATATAAACATAACCAGATAGAAATAAATGTGAGAAATTAAGTAATGGCTATAGTTTAATAGTCAATTCTCAGTATCTATATATATTAAAAGTAAATAAATTACCTACTCCAATAGATATTTTATAAATCTTTATAATAATTAAAAGTCAATTTATGAATTCAAAGTATTAGTTTTAAGTTTAATTCTAAAAGAGGATATAAAATGGGTAATTACAGTGCAGGGACCGCTATATTTATTAGTGTTATTTTAGGAGTAATTCTTTCGTTATTTTTAGACGGAATTTTTACCCTTTTTGTGATTGGTTTTATTGCTACTTACATTACCAATATAGAAGATCAGAATTATTTGATTGGAGTAATAGCTGCTCTTACTTTAGAAATGATAATATTTATTTACGGATTATTTAATGTTCCTGATTTGCCCTATACGCTGCCCGCTAACCTTGATTTATTTAACTCTGCCTTAGGATTCGTTATTTTATGCGGAGTCAGTATCTTGCTTGGAGGTTTAGGTGGTTATTTAGCAACCACAGTCTCAAAATATAAAATCAGAGATTAAATCTGAAAACAATATGAATTAACAAATTTTTATATATCATTTTAGCATACTTTTAAATAGATTTTCTATCACATAAAATAAGATTTATCTCATATTTTAAAAATTAAAAGTTGATAAAATGAAAATTGCCATAATTGGAGGTACCCGAGGGCTTGGTGAATGGATTGCTCACTTTTTAAAAGAAAAAGGAAAAGATATAACTATTACCGGTCGGGACAAAATTGCCGGGCAAAGGGTTTCACAGAAGTTAGGCGTGAATTATTGCTGTGACAATAAAAAAGTAGCATCTGACAGTGATGTAGTTATAATAGCAGTCCCTATTGAAAATACCGAGAGTGTAATCTGTGAAATCAGCCCTTTATTGAAAAAAGGATCTCTTCTTGTTGATGTAACATCCATCAAAGAGAAACCATCCAGTTTAATGCAGGAAAATGTTCCTGAAGGTGTTGAATTTTTACCCACACACCCTATGTTTGGGCCTCGAACACTTTCATTAGATGGACAGGTCGTGGTTCTTACACCTCCAAAAGATTCAACTATAAAAAAATCAAAATGGTTTAAATTGGTTTTAGAATTTTTAGAAAAAAATAAAGCCCGCGTTTTAATAACCACGCCTCAAAAACATGACGAAATGATGAGTGTAGTTCAAGTATTAACTCATTTTGCATATATCAGTATAGCTTCCACCATTGAAAAATTGGATATTGATATTAAAGACTCCCGAAAATTTGCAAGCCCCATATATAGCCTTATGCTAGATATTATTTCTAGAATAGTGGCTCAAAACCCCTATTTAGCTTACTCAATTCAAACCCAAACCGAATATGCCAATAAAGCGAGGAATATCTTTTTAAAGTCCATAAATGATCTTAATTTGTTACTTTCAAATAAAGACCAAAAAAAGTTTGTTAAAGCTATGAGCTCTGCAGCTAAGAATATGGATGATTTAGATTCTGCACTTGGGCGTTCGGATAAAGCATTAACTGCCCTGAATCATGAATTGAATGTTTTAAAAAATTCTATAAATATGGAAGTTGGGCTTAAGCATATATATTCTGGAAAAGTACATCTTGGAATTTTAAAAGATATTTCACCAGATTTTGTGACATTAAACACTGGCAAAAATACTTTAAAATTAAAAACAGCAAATATAAAAGTTTTAGATGATGATTCCATATTGAAATGGAAACTTAAAAATTTAAAGCACCTCAAATACGATGTATCTGCAATTTTCCCCATTACCTGCGATCCCCACATCATAGCTTCGACTATTGAAAAAATCAATGGCGTGATAAAAACATCAGTTATTGATGTTTACCAAGGAAAACAAGTTGGAGAAGGAAAGGTAAGTGTCACTTTCCATTTTGAAGTATTTGATAAAGAGATTATAAAAGACGTAGAGCATTTTCTTGAAGGATTAGGTGCCGTTTTAAGATAATTTTTGGAAAATCAAACAACTCAACCCCTATTTTTTAATAAATATTGTTGCATTTTTAAGATTAATTTAAGCATATTATATATGATTACCGAAACATTTATAAATGATGAAGTAATATTGTATTATAGTTACCAAAGTTTACTAAAAGATTTGATTGTATCGAATCGAAAAATGTGAATCTAATTAAAAATTTATTTTATATTTAATTAATAAAAATCATAATATAATAACATAAGCGGGGTGTTTTTATGGAAAAAAATGAAATGAATTTAAAAGTCGCAGAAGCACTATCTCAAAGCGATGTTGGAAGATCAATAGCCCGAATTGATCCAGCATGTATGCAAAAGCTAGATCTTTTAGATGGAGATACTATCGAGATAGAAGGTAAAAAAATAACTGCAGCTACAGTTATATCCTCCCAGTCTGATATTGGTCTAGGAATCATTAGAATCGACGGTTATATTCGGAAAAATACAGGGGCTTCAATAGGCGAAGAAGTAAGGGTCAGCCGAGCTGATGTAAAAGAAGCAAATAAAGTCGTTTTAGCTCCTGTAGATCAAGAAATTATGATAAGGGGAGATGTTAGATCCGCTTTTATCAATCGAACTCTGGTTAAAGGAGATATAATAGTTTCTGGAATCCGACAGCAAATCCCTACCACAAGAGGTGGGCTTTTTGATGAATTTTTCCGAGATATGAGGGAAGTGTCTCCCCTAGGAGAAATAAAACTAGCAGTGGTGTCCACCAAGCCGCAAGGTGTAGTAAAAGTAGGTCAAACTACTGAAGTCGAAGTTCAGCCCAATCCAGTAGATGTAACCAAATTAGAAGGAATTAAAAACCTGGTTGATGTAACTTATGAGGATATTGGAGGCCTTAAAGAAGAAGTTAAGAAAGTTAGGGAAATGATAGAAATTCCCTTAAAAAGACCAGAATTATTTGAAAGATTAGGAATTTCCCCTCCAAAAGGAGTGCTCATGCATGGTCCCCCTGGAACAGGTAAAACATTACTGGCCAAAGCAGTAGCCAATGAAAGCGATGCTCATTTTATTGCCATAAATGGGCCCGAAATAATGAGTAAATATGTTGGTGGTTCTGAAGAACGTTTAAGAGAATTCTTCGAAGAAGCAGAAGAAAATGCACCATCTATAATATTTATCGATGAATTAGATGCAATTGCCCCCAAAAGGGAAGAAGTTAGTGGAGAAGTTGAAAGACGAATAGTTGCTCAATTATTAACATTAATGGATGGTTTAAAAAGTAGAGGACAAGTAGTCGTAATTGGTGCAACTAACAGACCGGATGCTCTAGACGGAGCTTTAAGAAGACCAGGGAGATTCGATCGTGAAATAGAAATAGGTGTTCCAGATAAAGATGAAAGGAAGGAAGTTCTGGAAATACATACTCGGGGAATGCCACTTGATGAAAAAGTGGATCTTGATGAAATCGCGGAGATTACCCATGGTTTTGTAGGAGCTGATTTGGAATCACTTTGTAAAGAATCCGCCATGAGGGTGCTTCGTAGAGTTTTACCCGATATTAAAGCAGATGAAGAAATACCAAAAGAAACTTTAAAGAAAATGATTGTTAAAAAATCAGACTTTAAAGAAGCATTAAAAGAAATTCAGCCATCTGCACTGCGGGAAGTATTAGTACAAGTGCCCAATATCAACTGGAATGACATAGGTGGTCTTGATGAAGCAAAACAGGAATTAAAAGAAGCCGTGGAATGGCCTCTTAAATTTCCAGAAAGTTTTGAAAAATTTGGTGTCCGGCCACCAAGAGGTGTTTTAATCCACGGTTCACCTGGAACAGGTAAAACATTACTGGCCAAAGCAGTAGCCAATGAAAGCGATGCTAACTTCATAGCTGTTAAAGGACCAGAATTGTTATCCAAATGGGTGGGAGAATCAGAAAAAGGAGTAAGAGAAGTATTCAGAAAAGCTCGGCAGACGGCACCTACAGTAATTTTCTTTGACGAAATTGATTCAATAGCATCTACTAGAAGTGGAAGC
Proteins encoded:
- a CDS encoding CDC48 family AAA ATPase, with amino-acid sequence MEKNEMNLKVAEALSQSDVGRSIARIDPACMQKLDLLDGDTIEIEGKKITAATVISSQSDIGLGIIRIDGYIRKNTGASIGEEVRVSRADVKEANKVVLAPVDQEIMIRGDVRSAFINRTLVKGDIIVSGIRQQIPTTRGGLFDEFFRDMREVSPLGEIKLAVVSTKPQGVVKVGQTTEVEVQPNPVDVTKLEGIKNLVDVTYEDIGGLKEEVKKVREMIEIPLKRPELFERLGISPPKGVLMHGPPGTGKTLLAKAVANESDAHFIAINGPEIMSKYVGGSEERLREFFEEAEENAPSIIFIDELDAIAPKREEVSGEVERRIVAQLLTLMDGLKSRGQVVVIGATNRPDALDGALRRPGRFDREIEIGVPDKDERKEVLEIHTRGMPLDEKVDLDEIAEITHGFVGADLESLCKESAMRVLRRVLPDIKADEEIPKETLKKMIVKKSDFKEALKEIQPSALREVLVQVPNINWNDIGGLDEAKQELKEAVEWPLKFPESFEKFGVRPPRGVLIHGSPGTGKTLLAKAVANESDANFIAVKGPELLSKWVGESEKGVREVFRKARQTAPTVIFFDEIDSIASTRSGSGSDSGVTQRVVNQLLTEIDGLEELQDVSVVAATNRPDILDPALLRPGRFDRHIKVDNPNTEARLAIFKVHAKEMPLADDVDLSKLAKKTEGYVGADIEAVCREAAMLTLRDDLKAENITMKYFRDAMNKVKPKTAEEELVQYH
- a CDS encoding radical SAM protein; the protein is MNENKNLFSVNVTVNGKKIKSKGMVKDAIILAGVKTSHLFHDSHPCTFDTSKSEVFIPCNSGACWACMVKINGRPAVSCITPLSEGMEINTFSSINHPLRILSGFGLHTVGGVGTPYPLKKNKKPIEVVGFTHGCNLVCPQCQNDKVAFTQEGNLLDAEETAQILLGLHSVNDVNTITFSGGESTLNRPWLIKAVKSIRNADKEINIHIDTNGTVLTQCYIDELINAGMNQIGIDLKGIRLATFQKITGLGETELARKLLNNSWGAVKYILEEYDVEYPLENMLNPNSKNSSDSNIIIENKKTQNSIKKPKIFLGIGIPYNKSLISKKEIKEIGNTIKNIDSKVQVSVLDYRPAFRKKELEKPTFEEMIDVKNILNGQGLENVIVQTEKGHFGP
- a CDS encoding mRNA surveillance protein pelota; translated protein: MKITYQDMKTGVIEVLPETLDDLWHLSHIIEKEDLLSAKTTRRIQDTSGEKIRSDRGIKKTFYLGIRVENVKFHMYTGKLRATGAIEKGPEDLVPLGSHHTLEVKLNIPTRIKKEKWSRWTIKRLKQSIESSKKLSALILVMEDDVADLGLIRQFGVEYYGPIMGNLPGKRIEQKDRKKQVIKFYQSIVNALEKFKDVQTIVIAGPGFTKGDFHSFLNEKHPIIAKKSILESTGTGGRVGIHEVLKKGTIEKITAENRVAWEMSSVNKILVEIAKSSSMVAYGKKQVLNAVNAGAAKELLILDKLVRQEDMEKTMDIVESMGGKVILVSSEHDGGKQLESLGGMAALLRYAIE
- a CDS encoding prephenate dehydrogenase yields the protein MKIAIIGGTRGLGEWIAHFLKEKGKDITITGRDKIAGQRVSQKLGVNYCCDNKKVASDSDVVIIAVPIENTESVICEISPLLKKGSLLVDVTSIKEKPSSLMQENVPEGVEFLPTHPMFGPRTLSLDGQVVVLTPPKDSTIKKSKWFKLVLEFLEKNKARVLITTPQKHDEMMSVVQVLTHFAYISIASTIEKLDIDIKDSRKFASPIYSLMLDIISRIVAQNPYLAYSIQTQTEYANKARNIFLKSINDLNLLLSNKDQKKFVKAMSSAAKNMDDLDSALGRSDKALTALNHELNVLKNSINMEVGLKHIYSGKVHLGILKDISPDFVTLNTGKNTLKLKTANIKVLDDDSILKWKLKNLKHLKYDVSAIFPITCDPHIIASTIEKINGVIKTSVIDVYQGKQVGEGKVSVTFHFEVFDKEIIKDVEHFLEGLGAVLR